From the genome of Methanosphaera cuniculi, one region includes:
- a CDS encoding 30S ribosomal protein S6e: MVYKVVVSDEDVTYQLELDDKDANVVNGLKIGDEFAGGVLGLKGYKLEITGGSDKNGFPMKADVDGTRRFKSLVDGGTGFKPTKKGLRRRKTVRGNTIADDISQINVKVSERGDQTLAEIFAEPEEEQAEE; the protein is encoded by the coding sequence ATGGTATACAAAGTAGTAGTATCAGATGAAGATGTAACATACCAATTAGAACTTGATGATAAAGATGCAAACGTTGTAAATGGTCTTAAAATCGGAGACGAATTTGCAGGAGGAGTTCTAGGACTCAAAGGTTACAAATTAGAAATAACCGGTGGTAGTGACAAAAACGGTTTCCCAATGAAAGCAGATGTAGATGGAACACGCAGATTCAAAAGTCTAGTAGATGGTGGAACAGGATTTAAACCTACCAAAAAAGGATTAAGAAGAAGAAAAACAGTACGTGGAAACACAATTGCTGATGATATATCCCAAATAAATGTAAAAGTTTCAGAAAGAGGAGATCAAACACTAGCTGAAATTTTCGCAGAACCAGAAGAAGAACAAGCAGAAGAATAG
- a CDS encoding translation initiation factor IF-2 subunit gamma yields the protein MDVQSEVNIGLVGHVDHGKTTLTKALSGIWTDTHSEEAKRGISIRLGYADITFRKCPVCEAPQCYTTLETCEHCGSETEILRKVSFVDSPGHETLMATMLSGAAIMDGAILVIGANEPCPQPQTKEHLMALDVIGVKNVIVVQNKIDTVTKEKAIENYNEIKEFVKGTCAEGVPIIPISAQQGANIDILIETIQDYIKTPERSLESNPKLYVARSFDINKPGTTPKKINGGIIGGSLVEGKLKVGEDIEIKPGIQVKNKGKTEWKSLTSTITGLEAADNFVDEVQPGGLIGVALKLDPSLTKADSLSGSIAGKPGTLPPTIQEFTMETFLLDRVVGTKDETDVEPIHSSENLMINIGTTTTVGLVSSARNNTVDVQLRLPVCAEDGQRVALSRRVGARWRLIGYGIIKM from the coding sequence ATGGATGTACAATCCGAAGTTAACATTGGATTAGTAGGTCACGTTGATCATGGAAAAACAACATTAACCAAAGCACTATCTGGAATATGGACAGATACTCACAGTGAAGAAGCAAAAAGAGGAATTTCAATAAGGCTTGGTTATGCTGATATAACATTCAGGAAATGTCCTGTATGTGAAGCACCTCAATGTTACACTACACTAGAAACTTGTGAACACTGTGGTTCTGAAACAGAAATACTCAGAAAAGTATCATTTGTTGATTCACCAGGACACGAAACATTAATGGCAACAATGCTCTCAGGTGCAGCAATAATGGACGGAGCAATCCTTGTAATAGGAGCAAATGAACCATGTCCACAACCACAAACCAAAGAACATTTAATGGCTCTTGATGTAATTGGTGTAAAAAATGTTATTGTAGTACAAAATAAAATTGATACAGTAACAAAAGAAAAAGCAATTGAAAACTATAATGAAATAAAAGAATTTGTAAAAGGAACATGTGCAGAAGGTGTACCAATCATACCTATAAGTGCACAACAAGGTGCTAATATAGATATTCTTATTGAAACAATACAAGATTATATAAAAACACCAGAACGTTCTCTTGAATCAAATCCAAAATTATATGTTGCAAGATCATTTGATATAAATAAGCCTGGAACAACACCTAAAAAAATTAACGGTGGAATTATTGGAGGATCTCTTGTTGAAGGAAAACTTAAAGTTGGAGAAGACATTGAAATCAAACCAGGAATTCAAGTTAAAAATAAAGGTAAAACAGAGTGGAAAAGTTTAACATCCACAATCACAGGACTTGAAGCAGCAGATAACTTTGTTGATGAAGTACAACCAGGAGGACTTATTGGAGTAGCACTTAAACTAGATCCATCACTTACAAAAGCAGATTCATTATCAGGATCTATTGCTGGAAAACCTGGAACATTACCACCAACAATACAAGAATTTACAATGGAAACATTCCTACTTGATCGTGTAGTTGGTACAAAAGATGAAACAGATGTAGAACCTATTCATTCATCAGAAAACCTAATGATAAACATAGGTACAACAACAACTGTAGGACTTGTAAGTAGTGCACGTAATAATACCGTAGATGTACAACTAAGATTACCTGTATGTGCAGAAGATGGACAACGTGTAGCTTTAAGTCGTCGTGTTGGAGCTAGATGGAGACTTATAGGTTATGGAATCATCAAAATGTA